In one window of Miscanthus floridulus cultivar M001 chromosome 12, ASM1932011v1, whole genome shotgun sequence DNA:
- the LOC136498318 gene encoding LOW QUALITY PROTEIN: myb family transcription factor MOF1-like (The sequence of the model RefSeq protein was modified relative to this genomic sequence to represent the inferred CDS: inserted 2 bases in 1 codon), which translates to MGGGGSGSGRNGAVVRRYIRSKEPRMRWSADLHRSFLQAIDCLGGQHKATPKLIVQFMGVKELTISHVKSHLQMYRAARLGAGRRGPGMQAQLLQRRYSCTGDEQGPKEEFLCPPPLKSARMGYECTQGNHGVSDARTTAAAGGLYCIDDYMQAMASMGRRIKEEGLIRWQRRDADAAAXTAAAPSDLQAMGCLVQESDPFKIRRPEARHLGSALIQQDASNKEDGNGCPLFSSFSIAAKDEPSEECSLSLSLGPDPRCARAMAAASSPSGESSCILTASPARRSSSDCSGHSGCFVSPGVSLELSLSICGS; encoded by the exons atgggcggcggcggcagcggcagtggCAGGAATGGCGCTGTAGTGAGGCGGTACATCCGGTCCAAGGAGCCCAGGATGAGGTGGAGCGCCGACCTCCACCGCAGCTTCCTGCAGGCCATCGACTGCCTCGGCGGCCAACACA AGGCTACGCCGAAGCTCATTGTCCAGTTCATGGGCGTCAAGGAGCTTACCATATCTCATGTCAAGAGCCATCTCCAG ATGTACAGAGCTGCGAGGCTTGGCGCAGGAAGAAGAG GCCCAGGGATGCAAGCCCAGCTGCTGCAAAGGAGGTACTCATGCACCGGTGATGAGCAAGGCCCCAAGGAGGAGTTCCTGTGCCCACCACCTCTGAAAAG CGCCCGGATGGGGTACGAGTGCACGCAGGGAAACCATGGAGTCAGTGATGCGAGGACTACTGCCGCTGCTGGGGGCCTGTACTGCATCGATGATTACATGCAAGCCATGGCCTCCATGGGCAGGAGAATAAAGGAGGAGGGACTCATCAGATGGCAGAGGAGGGATGCTGATGCTGCTGC GACTGCTGCTGCGCCTTCCGACCTCCAAGCCATGGGATGTTTGGTGCAAGAATCTGATCCCTTTAAG ATACGCCGACCAGAAGCACGCCATCTTGGTTCTGCGCTGATTCAGCAGGATGCCTCCAACAAAGAGGACGGAAACGGATGCCCCCTCTTCAGTAGCTTCAGCATTGCAGCGAAGGACGAGCCATCCGAGGAGTGCTCACTCTCGCTGTCCCTTGGTCCGGATCCAAGATGCGCCCGTGCCATGGCAGCAGCCTCCTCGCCAAGCGGCGAGAGCAGCTGCATCCTCACGGCCTcgccggcgaggaggagctccagCGACTGCTCCGGGCACTCAGGCTGCTTTGTCAGCCCGGGTGTTAGCCTGGAACTTTCCCTGTCCATTTGTGGATCCTAG